A single region of the Podospora pseudopauciseta strain CBS 411.78 chromosome 1, whole genome shotgun sequence genome encodes:
- the CSN12 gene encoding COP9 signalosome (CSN) subunit (COG:D; EggNog:ENOG503NY0K): MEFGPALYHEFGEAWKTRDGYRLAKTISPELTPSQLSSIWQSANGAGSYKAARDDDVKAAIKRGLSSSSARLDGIGQKEIKGWVEVYFAYWQAAGILAQVQQTSSWTNAYEQWKVLINALIQGYNSHEFEAWTIPCLYVAGKHLRLFAMQADEHTSVNDNSATAFQDDFDPELQKHQKLEDCARVLNKVFTICLSDRAPLEESRKWGLYYIVNLLFKTYFKLNATGLSKNVLRILTAGRGDMPDFHAFPKSQQVTFKYHEGVLCFLEENYAEAEKHLTEAWNTCHKDAMRNKELILTYLIPCHLITTHTLPTEKLLEPYPRLQKLFLPLSRCIKQGELHKFDIALQEAEDEFVKRRIYLTLERGRDIALRNLLRKVFIAGGFEPVAKEGDKPFRRTRIPVAEFAAAISLGSEEKVDNDEVECLLANMIYKGLIKGYISRERSIVVLSKSGAFPGTGV; this comes from the exons ATGGAGTTCGGCCCAGCGCTTTACCACGAGTTTGGAGAGGCTTGGAAGACAAGGGATGGTTACCGACTAGCAAAGACCATCTCTCCAGAGTTGACTCCTAGCCAGTTGTCCAGCATATGGCAAAGTGCGAATGGTGCGGGAAGTTACAAAGCAGCTCGGGACGACGATGTGAAAGCAGCCATTAAGCGTGGTCTTTCCAGTAGTTCAGCGCGTTTGGACGGCATCGGCCAAAAGGAGATCAAGGGTTGGGTCGAGGTTTACTTTGCTTACTGGCAAGCTGCCGGCATCCTTGCTCAAGTGCAGCAGACCTCATCATGGACCAATGCTTATGAGCAGTGGAAAGTCTTGATCAACGCTCTCATCCAGGGGTATAACAGTCATGAGTTTGAAGCCTGGACCATTCCGTGTCTCTATGTGGCGGGCAAACATCTGCGGTTGTTTGCGATGCAGGCGGATGAGCACACAAGTGTCAACGACAACTCGGCTACTGCATTCCAAGATGACTTTGACCCAGAATTACAGAAACATCAGAAATTGGAGGACTGTGCGCGAGTTCTTAACAAAGTATTCACGATTTGCCTGAGTGACAG AGCACCACTCGAAGAGTCTCGGAAATGGGGGCTCTATTACATCGTCAACCTTCTCTTCAAGACTTACTTCAAGCTCAATGCGACAGGATTGTCGAAAAATGTGCTGAGGATTTTGACCGCAGGACGGGGAGATATGCCAGACTTTCATGCATTCCCAAAGTCTCAGCAGGTCACTTTCAAATACCACGAAGGAGTATTATGCTTCCTTGAGGAGAACTATGCTGAAGCTGAGAAGCATCTGACGGAAGCATGGAACACCTGCCACAAAGACGCCATGAGGAACAAAGA GTTGATCTTGACATATCTAATTCCGTGCCACCTCATCACAACCCACACCCTTCCCACAGAAAAGCTGCTGGAGCCTTACCCACGACTACAAAAGCTCTTCCTCCCACTCTCTCGGTGCATCAAGCAGGGCGAGCTCCACAAATTCGACATCGCCCTTCAGGAAGCCGAGGACGAGTTTGTCAAACGGCGCATCTACCTCACCCTCGAAAGAGGACGCGACATCGCACTACGCAATCTCCTCCGCAAAGTGTTCATCGCCGGCGGCTTCGAGCCAGTAGCGAAGGAGGGAGACAAGCCTTTTCGCCGGACTCGTATCCCAGTAGCAGAGTTTGCCGCGGCTATCAGCCTCGGCagcgaggagaaggttgaCAATGACGAGGTTGAGTGTCTTTTGGCAAATATGATTTACAAA GGACTGATCAAGGGATATATCTCTCGTGAACGAAGTATTGTGGTGCTCAGCAAGTCGGGGGCGTTTCCCGGGACTGGCGTTTGA
- a CDS encoding hypothetical protein (COG:S; EggNog:ENOG503P54W), which yields MADNTLDVAAIKNGTNNPDDSRVIDPKPDKSTFVRVKTTLPKRPFPLNAERKAVYTERLIIRPLSKTDLPALHELRTQPEVMVWTYLGVVDKDIGETWQRLERFVEGNERENYNCAICLREEGGKMIGIGGFHNAMWSFGWPEIGYMFRREYWGRGFGKEFMRGWEGIWGALERGVVELMVDPRSVVVVEGEGERGVVEEVVIAVTAEGNKASQRILEGSGFERFLTWEEEDGGGRGLVRLPTYRFVVGKGGR from the coding sequence ATGGCCGACAACACTCTCGACGTCGCCGCCATAAAAAACGGCACCAACAATCCAGACGACAGCAGAGTCATTGACCCCAAGCCGGACAAGTCTACCTTTGTCCGTGTGAAAACCACGCTACCCAAGCGACCTTTCCCCTTAAACGCGGAGAGGAAGGCAGTGTACACGGAACGGCTCATCATCCGCCCTCTATCCAAGACTGACCTCCCGGCTTTGCACGAACTGCGAACCCAGCcggaggtgatggtgtggacttatctgggggtggtggacaaAGACATTGGGGAGACGTGgcagaggttggagaggtttGTGGAGGGGAACGAGAGGGAGAATTACAACTGTGCGATTTGTTtgagggaagaaggaggaaaaatgattgggattggggggtttcATAATGCGATGTGGAGTTTTGGGTGGCCGGAGATTGGATATATGTTTAGACGGGAGTAttgggggcgggggtttgGGAAGGAGTTTATgagagggtgggaggggatttggggggcgttggagaggggggtggttgagttGATGGTTGATCCGAGGagtgtggttgtggtggaaggggaaggggaaaggggggtggtggaggaggtggttaTTGCTGTTACGGCGGAGGGGAATAAGGCTAGTCAGAGGATCTTGGAGGGGAGTGGGTTTGAGAGGTTTTTgacttgggaggaggaggatgggggggggagggggttggtgaggttgcCTACGTATCGGTTTgtggttgggaagggggggaggtga
- the RPL20B gene encoding 60S ribosomal protein L20B (COG:J; EggNog:ENOG503NUZ6) → MGRLQEYQVIGRHLPTEANPSPALYRMRIFAPNEVIAKSRFWYFLRGLRKVKKATGEIVSVNQISEKHPLRVKNFGIWIRYDSRSGTHNMYKEYRETSRTKAVEALYSDMAARHRARFRSIHILRVVEIEKTEDVKRPYIKQLITKDLTFPLPHRVAKTNTKKVFSATRPSTIA, encoded by the exons ATGG GTCGTCTTCAGGAATACCAGGTCATTGGGCGCCATCTGCCCACCGAGGCTAACCCCAGCCCCGCCCTCTATCGCATGCGCATCTTCGCGCCCAATGAGGTTATTGCCAAGTCCCGTTTCTGGTATTTCCTTCGCGGTCTCCgcaaggtgaagaaggccacTGGCGAGATCGTCAGTGTCAACCAG ATCTCCGAGAAGCACCCCCTCAGAGTCAAGAACTTCGGCATCTGGATCCGCTACGACTCCCGGTCTGGTACCCACAACATGTACAAGGAGTACCGTGAGACCTCCAGAAccaaggctgttgaggctCTCTACTCCGACATGGCCGCCCGCCATCGTGCCCGTTTCAGATCCATCCAC ATCCTCCGCGTTGTTGAGATCGAGAAGACCGAGGACGTCAAGCGCCCCTACATCAAGCAGCTCATCACCAAGGACCTCactttccccctcccccaccgtgTCGCCAagaccaacaccaagaaggtCTTCAGCGCCACTCGCCCATCGACTATTGCTTAA